Proteins encoded within one genomic window of Bacteroidota bacterium:
- a CDS encoding GWxTD domain-containing protein, with product MKRLLLLLVILVNTSLVRSNELTANLGWCAFSTPDSKSYVETYLSFIGNSLVYVKNANGKFQASIDVTMIFTMDDSIKAAKRYTLNSPETSDTSKVANFLDLQRIPLPMGFYTMQLVLADLNRKPQRPITNWKSVIVDIEKDSVSLSGLEFLDSYSATTSNNALSKSGYDLVPYVSTFLPSNMTDLNFYGEIYNTSKVMKPDEKFVVFYYIESSMNTRMNDYNAFVKLAPQKINSLLYSFKIGSLPSGSYHLVVEVRNSSNRLLCLRSVPFERFNPGVSYQLADVKGLDVSTTFAGKITNADTLSDYIRSLRPISSDAEAEFAENRIKAGDVTLMQQYLYNFWLARNETDPEAEWHKYNAEVQKVNHEFGTQIMKGYQTDRGRVYLQYGPPDQRVVVVNEPSSYPYEIWQYYHIDGSHNYTNVNQPGNTQQTNKKFVFADFDLATNNYMLIHSDARGEVRDDGWKTRLLKRDNAIHNIDNTDVNPQYGGNSSDWYTDPH from the coding sequence ATGAAGCGCCTCCTTCTTTTACTGGTTATCCTGGTCAACACTTCTCTTGTAAGGTCGAACGAACTCACCGCCAATCTCGGTTGGTGCGCATTTTCCACTCCCGATAGTAAAAGTTACGTGGAAACTTATCTTTCCTTCATTGGCAATTCGCTGGTGTATGTGAAAAATGCCAATGGAAAATTCCAGGCATCCATTGATGTGACGATGATCTTCACGATGGATGATTCCATTAAAGCTGCAAAAAGATATACGCTGAACAGCCCGGAAACGTCAGACACTTCTAAAGTCGCCAACTTTCTCGACCTGCAGCGCATTCCATTGCCAATGGGATTTTACACCATGCAACTTGTGCTTGCCGATCTGAATCGTAAACCGCAACGGCCCATCACGAACTGGAAATCGGTGATCGTTGACATTGAAAAAGATTCTGTTTCACTTTCAGGTTTGGAATTCCTCGATTCCTACAGCGCAACTACATCGAACAACGCACTTTCTAAAAGCGGTTACGATCTTGTTCCCTACGTTTCCACTTTTCTTCCTTCGAATATGACCGATCTGAATTTCTACGGGGAAATTTACAACACGTCGAAGGTGATGAAGCCCGATGAAAAATTCGTGGTCTTCTATTACATCGAATCGTCAATGAATACGCGCATGAATGATTACAATGCGTTCGTAAAACTTGCACCGCAGAAAATAAATTCGCTGCTCTACTCTTTCAAGATCGGATCGCTTCCTTCGGGTTCTTATCATCTCGTTGTGGAAGTGCGCAATTCTTCCAATCGTTTACTGTGCCTTCGAAGTGTTCCATTCGAGCGTTTCAATCCCGGTGTCAGTTATCAATTGGCTGATGTGAAAGGATTGGATGTGAGCACCACATTCGCCGGCAAGATCACGAATGCCGATACGCTGAGCGATTATATCCGTTCGCTTCGCCCGATAAGCAGCGATGCCGAAGCGGAATTTGCGGAGAACAGGATCAAGGCCGGTGATGTTACGCTGATGCAGCAATATCTTTATAATTTCTGGCTCGCGCGTAATGAAACCGATCCCGAAGCAGAATGGCATAAGTACAATGCGGAAGTTCAGAAAGTGAATCATGAATTCGGAACGCAGATCATGAAAGGATACCAGACCGATCGCGGAAGAGTTTATCTGCAATATGGCCCTCCCGATCAGCGCGTGGTAGTAGTGAATGAACCGAGTTCTTATCCTTACGAAATCTGGCAGTATTATCACATCGATGGTTCACACAATTACACGAATGTGAATCAACCCGGAAATACACAGCAGACCAATAAAAAATTTGTGTTCGCGGATTTCGATCTTGCTACCAACAATTATATGCTCATTCATTCCGATGCGCGCGGCGAAGTGCGTGATGACGGATGGAAAACACGTTTGCTGAAACGCGATAATGCGATTCACAACATTGACAACACTGATGTGAATCCGCAATACGGTGGAAATTCTTCCGACTGGTACACGGATCCCCATTAA
- the dnaE gene encoding DNA polymerase III subunit alpha: MNFNHLHVHTQFSLLDGAANISELYKKAVGDNMRGIAITDHGNMFGVFKFVAEAGKYNTPENPNKIKPIVGCEFYLVENRERKQFTREERDMRYHQLFLAKNSEGYKNLVKLCSLGYVEGLYGKYPRIDKELILNYHKGLIATTCCLAAEVPRAIIRKSEAEAEKVFKWWLDLFGEDYYIELQRHDIPEQNQVNEVLLKWAVKYNVKVIASNDSHYVNVDDANAHDILLCINTGEKQSTPTAKEFNDDDTAAKGKRFAFWNDQFYFKTTEEMSSLFSDVPQAIDNTNEIVDKIEPLKLKRDILLPHYKIPEGFTTQDDYLKHLTFEGAKRKYKDGITAKIEERINFELFTIRTMGFAGYFLVVQDFINEGKNIGVLIGPGRGSAAGSVVAYCTGITNIDPIKYNLLFERFLNPDRKSMPDIDTDFDDEGRQKVIDYVVGKYGRNQVAQIVTYGTMAAKMSIKDVARVLDLPLDQANALAKLVPERPGIELDRVVNAPLEGENSLRDKEQLGGDDLESVKKLRAIAKGKDKQADVIREALILEGSVRGTGIHAAGIIIAPNDLTEIIPVATSKDTNLLITQYDGKVIEDAGMLKMDFLGLKTLTIIRDALRLIKQNHDLDIIIDEIPLNDKKTFELYQRSETNGTFQFESPGMQKYLKELKPDKLEDLIAMNALYRPGPIEYIPKFITRKHGREPITYDLPEMKEFLEDTYGITVYQEQVMLLSQKLAGFTKGDADVLRKAMGKKDKATLDKMKSKFISGTTEKGFDQKICEKIWVDWEAFAQYAFNKSHSTCYAFVAYQTAYLKAHYPAEYMASVLTHNLGNIDKITFFMEESKRMGIPVLGPDVNESEIKFAVNKAGQIRFGMGAIKGVGEGAANAIIDERKANGPYQTVFDLVRRINSRAANKKTFENLVYAGALDSFTEMHRAVYFKTENENGSTFLEKILRYGQAHQEGKNSSQVSLFDSADEGIEMPEPKIPIVEPWIPLAKLKAEKEIIGIYLSGHPLDDYKVEMKHFCKHPLSVLKDMPRLKGHEFVTGGMITSVQHKFTKTGKPFGTFILEDYNDSHEFALFGDDYLKFKSFILTDGFFVLLRGRVQERYNNADFLETKVLSMELLSEMLEKRVKQFTIQLPLPVVNEELIGRVKEIVAKYPGNSFLRFTVYDTAANMELEMPSKKIRVKPGAELFSELESSVPEAMWKLN; the protein is encoded by the coding sequence ATGAACTTCAATCATCTCCACGTACACACGCAATTCTCACTGCTCGACGGTGCAGCGAATATTTCTGAACTCTACAAAAAAGCAGTGGGCGATAATATGCGCGGCATTGCCATCACCGATCATGGAAATATGTTCGGCGTTTTTAAATTCGTTGCAGAAGCAGGAAAATACAACACGCCGGAAAATCCAAATAAAATAAAACCTATTGTGGGTTGTGAATTTTATCTCGTGGAGAACCGCGAAAGAAAACAATTCACGCGCGAAGAAAGAGATATGCGCTATCACCAGCTTTTTCTTGCGAAAAATTCGGAAGGTTATAAAAATCTTGTCAAACTGTGTTCGCTCGGTTACGTGGAAGGTTTGTATGGAAAATATCCGCGCATCGACAAAGAACTTATTTTAAACTATCACAAAGGTTTAATTGCAACCACCTGCTGCCTCGCTGCAGAAGTTCCGCGCGCCATTATCCGCAAGAGTGAAGCGGAAGCAGAAAAAGTTTTCAAATGGTGGCTCGATCTTTTTGGTGAAGATTATTACATCGAATTGCAGCGCCACGATATTCCGGAGCAGAACCAGGTGAATGAAGTGTTGCTGAAATGGGCGGTGAAATACAACGTAAAAGTGATCGCATCCAACGATTCTCATTATGTGAATGTGGATGACGCCAATGCCCACGATATTCTGCTCTGCATCAACACCGGCGAAAAACAAAGTACGCCCACCGCAAAAGAATTCAATGATGATGATACTGCGGCCAAAGGAAAACGTTTTGCATTCTGGAACGATCAGTTCTATTTCAAAACAACGGAAGAAATGTCTTCACTCTTCAGTGATGTTCCGCAGGCGATCGACAACACGAACGAGATCGTTGATAAAATAGAACCGCTGAAATTAAAACGCGATATCCTTCTTCCCCATTACAAAATTCCGGAAGGATTCACCACCCAGGACGATTATTTAAAACATCTCACCTTCGAAGGAGCAAAAAGAAAATACAAAGACGGCATCACCGCCAAGATCGAAGAACGCATCAACTTCGAATTATTTACCATACGCACCATGGGATTCGCCGGGTATTTTCTCGTCGTGCAGGATTTCATCAATGAAGGAAAAAATATCGGTGTGCTCATTGGCCCCGGCCGTGGATCGGCAGCAGGATCGGTGGTCGCGTATTGCACCGGCATCACCAACATCGATCCGATCAAATACAATTTGCTCTTCGAAAGATTTTTAAATCCCGATCGTAAATCAATGCCCGATATCGATACGGATTTTGATGATGAAGGCCGGCAGAAAGTGATCGATTACGTGGTGGGAAAATATGGAAGGAACCAGGTTGCGCAAATTGTCACTTACGGAACTATGGCAGCGAAAATGTCGATCAAGGATGTTGCGCGCGTACTCGATCTCCCGCTCGACCAGGCGAACGCGCTCGCGAAACTCGTGCCCGAGCGCCCGGGAATAGAACTCGATCGCGTGGTGAATGCGCCGCTCGAAGGAGAAAATTCTCTTCGTGATAAAGAACAACTTGGCGGCGATGATCTTGAGAGTGTGAAAAAATTGCGCGCCATTGCAAAAGGAAAAGATAAACAGGCAGATGTGATCCGCGAAGCGCTCATTCTCGAAGGATCTGTTCGCGGAACAGGAATTCACGCTGCGGGAATTATCATCGCGCCGAATGATCTTACTGAAATTATTCCGGTCGCCACTTCGAAGGATACGAATCTCCTCATCACGCAGTACGATGGAAAAGTGATCGAAGATGCAGGAATGCTCAAAATGGATTTTCTCGGTTTGAAAACGCTTACCATTATCCGCGATGCGCTGCGCCTCATCAAACAGAATCACGATCTCGATATCATCATTGACGAAATTCCGCTTAACGATAAAAAAACTTTCGAACTCTACCAGCGCTCAGAAACGAACGGAACTTTCCAGTTTGAGTCGCCGGGCATGCAGAAATATCTTAAGGAACTGAAACCCGATAAACTGGAAGATCTCATTGCGATGAATGCACTTTATCGGCCCGGCCCAATCGAGTACATTCCTAAATTCATTACGCGCAAGCACGGGCGCGAACCCATCACGTACGATCTTCCCGAGATGAAAGAATTTCTCGAAGACACTTACGGAATTACTGTTTACCAGGAACAGGTGATGTTGCTTTCCCAGAAACTTGCAGGATTCACCAAGGGTGATGCCGATGTTCTGCGCAAAGCAATGGGGAAAAAAGACAAAGCCACGCTCGACAAGATGAAAAGTAAATTCATCAGCGGAACAACAGAAAAAGGTTTTGACCAGAAGATCTGCGAAAAGATCTGGGTGGACTGGGAAGCTTTCGCACAATACGCATTCAATAAATCGCATTCCACTTGTTACGCATTCGTCGCTTACCAGACCGCATATTTAAAAGCGCATTACCCGGCAGAATACATGGCGAGCGTGCTCACGCACAATCTCGGCAACATCGACAAGATCACTTTCTTCATGGAAGAATCGAAGCGCATGGGAATTCCTGTTCTTGGCCCCGATGTAAATGAATCGGAAATAAAATTCGCGGTGAATAAAGCCGGGCAGATCCGTTTCGGAATGGGTGCGATAAAAGGAGTTGGAGAAGGCGCTGCGAATGCGATCATCGACGAAAGAAAAGCGAATGGCCCTTACCAAACGGTGTTCGATCTCGTGCGCAGAATAAATTCACGCGCTGCAAATAAAAAAACTTTTGAGAATCTCGTGTACGCAGGCGCGCTCGACTCGTTCACCGAAATGCATCGCGCTGTTTATTTTAAAACGGAAAATGAGAATGGTTCTACGTTCCTCGAAAAAATTCTCCGTTATGGACAAGCGCACCAGGAAGGAAAAAATTCTTCGCAGGTTTCTCTTTTCGATTCTGCCGATGAAGGAATTGAAATGCCCGAACCGAAAATTCCTATTGTTGAACCCTGGATCCCATTGGCAAAACTGAAAGCGGAAAAAGAAATTATCGGAATTTATTTATCCGGCCACCCGCTCGATGATTACAAAGTGGAGATGAAACATTTCTGCAAACATCCGCTCTCGGTGCTCAAAGATATGCCGCGGCTGAAAGGGCATGAATTTGTTACCGGGGGAATGATCACATCAGTGCAGCACAAATTCACCAAGACCGGGAAACCATTCGGAACTTTTATTCTCGAAGATTACAACGACTCGCACGAGTTCGCATTGTTCGGCGACGATTATTTAAAATTCAAATCCTTCATTCTCACCGACGGATTTTTCGTGCTCCTGCGCGGGCGCGTACAGGAACGATACAACAATGCCGATTTTCTCGAGACAAAAGTGTTGTCGATGGAACTGCTCAGTGAAATGCTGGAGAAAAGAGTCAAACAATTCACGATACAACTTCCGCTTCCGGTTGTGAATGAAGAACTCATTGGGCGCGTGAAAGAAATTGTCGCCAAATATCCCGGTAATTCTTTTTTGAGATTCACGGTGTATGACACGGCAGCAAATATGGAACTGGAAATGCCTTCGAAAAAAATAAGAGTGAAACCCGGCGCGGAACTTTTCAGCGAACTGGAGAGTAGCGTTCCGGAGGCGATGTGGAAGTTGAATTGA
- a CDS encoding glycosyltransferase family 2 protein, whose product MAKVAVVILNWNGKDLLEKFLPAVLKFSPSWAEIIVADNASSDDSVKWLRENHSSVRIIQNEMNGGYAKGYNDALKKTDAEFYVLLNSDVEVTEGWIGNVIALMEKEEKIGACQPSIRSYHEKEKFEYAGAAGGFIDKWGYPFCRGRVFDTYEKDSGQYNDDCEVFWATGACLFVRSKAYHEMGGFDEDFFAHMEEIDLCWRMRNRGWSVMYCGSSVVFHIGGGTLAKQSPKKTFLNFRNNLVLLCKNHAPGYFWLKIFLRMCLDGIASVKFFFSGDFAHAWAVQRAHMSFYAHIGRTLRKRKTEKKNIRHYATACIYEKTLVMEYFFRGKKKFSDLDKNKFSK is encoded by the coding sequence ATGGCGAAAGTTGCTGTTGTCATTCTCAACTGGAACGGAAAAGATCTTCTTGAAAAATTTCTTCCTGCTGTTCTGAAATTTTCTCCTTCCTGGGCAGAGATCATTGTCGCGGATAATGCTTCTTCTGATGATTCGGTGAAGTGGCTTCGTGAAAATCATTCTTCGGTACGAATTATTCAGAATGAAATGAACGGCGGTTACGCGAAAGGATACAACGATGCGCTGAAAAAAACCGATGCCGAATTTTATGTGTTGCTGAATTCAGATGTGGAAGTAACAGAAGGATGGATCGGGAATGTGATCGCGCTGATGGAAAAAGAGGAGAAGATAGGCGCATGTCAGCCCAGTATCCGGTCGTATCATGAAAAAGAAAAATTCGAATATGCAGGAGCGGCGGGCGGTTTCATTGACAAATGGGGCTATCCTTTCTGCCGCGGAAGAGTTTTTGATACGTACGAAAAAGATTCCGGGCAATACAATGACGACTGCGAAGTTTTCTGGGCAACCGGCGCTTGTCTTTTTGTTCGCTCGAAAGCTTATCACGAAATGGGCGGATTCGATGAGGATTTTTTTGCACACATGGAAGAGATCGATCTGTGCTGGCGAATGCGCAACCGCGGATGGAGCGTAATGTATTGCGGAAGCTCGGTCGTTTTTCATATTGGCGGAGGAACACTTGCCAAACAGAGTCCGAAAAAAACTTTTCTGAATTTCAGGAATAATCTTGTTTTACTCTGCAAGAATCACGCGCCCGGGTATTTCTGGCTGAAAATTTTTCTGCGCATGTGTCTCGATGGAATAGCGAGCGTTAAATTCTTTTTCTCCGGCGACTTCGCACACGCGTGGGCAGTTCAGCGCGCGCACATGAGTTTTTATGCGCATATAGGGAGAACATTGCGGAAAAGAAAAACCGAGAAAAAAAATATCCGCCATTATGCAACGGCCTGCATTTATGAAAAAACGCTCGTGATGGAATATTTTTTTCGTGGCAAGAAAAAATTCAGCGACCTGGATAAAAATAAGTTCAGCAAGTAA
- a CDS encoding tetratricopeptide repeat protein, whose protein sequence is MKNSVRTFLFFTGIWFLSACAGDHGKLNSDTIKKSGSLRYQLPRSRDSLYTIYNNSSLNDTLRLAALGNFAQQLQQTDPDSGCIYSNRVLNEAVKKKIPVCEARGLNALGVNLETLGKYTEAIEAHNKALVISRSIGDSLGEADALANLGNNYFRLSDYPRAIDYQLQSLKIREETRDRPGEAGTLNKIGNIYLNTDDCSRAMDYYSRSLHLYDSLKNQRGIAVEYGNLGLVYQYLPDSLCAAMKLDQRNKILKALDYQQRSLAIREKINDKQGIATAWGNIGNIYTNIPDSQSAYLGVTVAEKYSKALECQQKNLELVEEIGDKYGIANSLLNIGNIEMSTAKLDEAEKNLQTALVKSGEIKAGHIESDALLSLSQLYEKENRTNDAFVAYKRYVVVLDSAADVEKQKEIARKQVKFEFEKKAAADSVRNTEEKRVKDVQIRNEKMLRYGLFGGLAIVLLFSVFLYNRFSVTRKQKNIIAEQIHEVETQKAIVDEKNKSITDSINYARRIQRAMLTSEGYMKKHLPDYFILYLPKDIVSGDFYWMFASRSGKITLATADCTGHGVPGALMSMIGISLLNEIVVEKKIKSPSQILDMLREEIIRSLNPEDAEEESNDGLDISICSMDLIRMSMEYAGANNAIYIVRNNKLVEYNPDHFPAGKHTGELQAFTNHEIPLEPGDLIYTFTDGYADQFGGPKGKKIKYKQLQQLLVECSELPLEEQRKVLEKKFTEWKRHYEQVDDVLLIGVKV, encoded by the coding sequence ATGAAGAATTCAGTGCGGACTTTTCTTTTTTTTACAGGAATATGGTTTTTATCCGCGTGTGCAGGCGACCATGGAAAATTAAATTCCGATACGATTAAAAAAAGCGGTTCTCTCAGGTATCAGCTTCCTCGTTCCCGCGATTCACTTTACACCATCTACAATAATTCTTCACTCAACGATACTTTACGGCTTGCTGCACTCGGAAATTTCGCACAGCAATTGCAGCAAACCGATCCCGACAGCGGTTGTATTTATTCGAACCGTGTTCTGAATGAAGCGGTGAAGAAAAAAATTCCTGTATGTGAAGCGCGTGGATTGAATGCACTCGGTGTAAATCTTGAAACACTGGGTAAATACACGGAAGCAATTGAGGCGCATAATAAAGCGCTGGTCATTTCACGCAGCATTGGCGATAGTCTCGGTGAAGCGGATGCGCTCGCCAATTTGGGAAATAATTATTTCCGCCTGTCAGATTATCCGCGCGCGATCGATTACCAGTTACAAAGTCTGAAAATAAGAGAGGAAACGCGTGACCGGCCCGGTGAAGCAGGAACGTTGAATAAGATCGGAAATATTTATTTGAATACTGATGATTGTTCGCGGGCCATGGATTATTATTCACGCAGTCTTCACCTTTATGATTCGCTAAAAAATCAAAGAGGAATTGCAGTGGAGTATGGAAATCTCGGACTTGTTTACCAGTATCTCCCGGATTCTTTGTGTGCGGCAATGAAACTCGATCAGCGAAATAAAATTCTCAAGGCGCTCGATTACCAGCAGCGCAGTCTTGCGATCAGGGAAAAAATAAACGACAAGCAGGGAATTGCAACTGCGTGGGGAAACATCGGCAACATTTACACCAACATTCCCGATTCGCAAAGCGCTTATCTCGGTGTGACGGTCGCAGAAAAATATTCCAAAGCACTCGAATGCCAGCAGAAAAATTTAGAACTGGTGGAAGAAATAGGCGACAAATACGGAATTGCAAATTCACTTCTTAATATAGGCAACATAGAAATGTCGACTGCGAAGCTTGATGAGGCGGAAAAAAATCTGCAAACTGCCTTGGTAAAGTCGGGTGAAATAAAAGCCGGGCATATTGAATCGGACGCTTTGCTTTCACTCAGTCAATTGTATGAAAAAGAAAACAGGACGAATGATGCGTTCGTTGCCTACAAACGTTACGTGGTTGTTCTTGATAGTGCTGCCGATGTAGAAAAGCAAAAAGAAATTGCGCGCAAGCAGGTGAAATTTGAATTCGAAAAAAAAGCGGCAGCCGATAGTGTGAGGAATACAGAAGAAAAACGAGTGAAGGATGTGCAGATCCGCAATGAAAAAATGCTGCGTTACGGTTTGTTCGGCGGACTCGCCATCGTGCTTTTATTTTCTGTTTTCCTTTATAATCGTTTTTCTGTAACGCGTAAACAAAAAAATATTATCGCTGAACAAATTCATGAAGTGGAAACTCAGAAAGCGATCGTCGATGAAAAAAATAAAAGCATTACCGATAGTATAAATTATGCGCGGAGAATTCAGCGTGCCATGCTCACTTCCGAAGGGTACATGAAAAAACATCTGCCGGATTATTTTATTCTTTACCTGCCAAAAGATATTGTGAGCGGCGATTTTTACTGGATGTTCGCATCACGCAGTGGAAAGATCACACTCGCTACGGCCGATTGCACAGGGCATGGTGTTCCCGGAGCGCTCATGAGCATGATCGGTATTTCATTGCTGAATGAAATTGTGGTGGAGAAAAAAATAAAATCACCTTCACAGATCCTCGATATGCTGCGCGAGGAGATCATTCGTTCGCTGAACCCCGAAGACGCGGAAGAAGAATCGAACGACGGGCTCGATATTTCCATTTGCTCCATGGACCTTATCCGGATGTCGATGGAATATGCGGGTGCGAATAATGCAATTTATATTGTCAGGAATAATAAACTGGTCGAGTATAACCCTGATCATTTTCCGGCAGGAAAACATACCGGCGAATTGCAGGCATTTACAAATCATGAAATTCCGCTGGAGCCGGGCGATCTCATTTATACTTTTACCGATGGATATGCCGACCAGTTTGGCGGGCCCAAAGGAAAAAAGATCAAATACAAACAACTTCAGCAATTACTTGTAGAATGCAGTGAGCTTCCTCTGGAGGAACAACGGAAAGTTCTCGAAAAGAAATTCACAGAATGGAAAAGACACTACGAGCAGGTGGATGATGTATTACTGATCGGTGTGAAAGTATAG
- a CDS encoding response regulator has product MNRKLHSILLVEDNFMTNTYNEKILEDICIANHIITAEDGNDALDYLERCKKNNTYPEIMIIDLNLPDMSGWEILDHFSALHFEKGKSPAIIILTVSHREEDERRAFSVPGVIGYLTKPMTKQHFLDALDIYEQHYAHHIT; this is encoded by the coding sequence ATGAACAGAAAACTACATTCCATATTATTGGTGGAAGATAATTTTATGACCAATACGTATAATGAAAAGATACTGGAAGATATTTGCATTGCCAATCACATCATAACTGCGGAAGACGGCAATGACGCTCTTGATTACCTTGAGCGATGTAAAAAAAACAACACTTATCCTGAGATCATGATCATTGATCTGAATTTGCCCGATATGAGCGGATGGGAAATACTGGATCACTTCAGTGCATTGCATTTCGAAAAAGGAAAATCTCCCGCCATTATTATTCTTACTGTGTCGCACAGGGAAGAAGATGAACGCCGCGCTTTTTCGGTGCCCGGAGTGATCGGCTATCTTACAAAGCCAATGACAAAACAGCATTTCCTTGATGCGCTCGATATTTACGAGCAGCACTACGCTCATCACATTACCTGA
- a CDS encoding MFS transporter, producing MFSHLKIYGKIERPLKLLITAEFFIQLVNATFMNLQTLYMTAEHYNKTDIADFISWRFAGVLALTIPLGLFIRGKKVKHFFFISSIGVPLFASMIVYAVHTHNSTFLIVSQLLWGASFTFMQIPVLPFILRHASLETQTPAISLSYSTWSFAGILSAILVYIFSAINPDFFSEGVMLFGISIFSFAGCICLLKMDIEEKPAVVSEEKTAMNPQDWKLIGYATIPALIIATGAGLTIPFINLFFKSVYGMETKIISFWNFIAAFFVAFVALLVPRIKETIGYRIAIPTTQFFAVLALILLATTELYSHIPIAVAIAVGSYVLRQPLMNLAGPMTSEIALKFVGKKNREFTSAIMAAIWSGSWFLGIRFIFGTLSKRGWPFVNIFLTTAALYLFGILLYIFLIRAYGKRKEKGLIEE from the coding sequence ATGTTCTCTCATCTGAAAATTTACGGGAAGATAGAACGGCCGCTGAAGCTGCTGATCACCGCAGAATTTTTTATTCAGTTAGTGAACGCAACATTCATGAACCTGCAGACACTTTATATGACTGCAGAACATTACAACAAAACAGACATTGCAGATTTTATTTCCTGGCGATTTGCCGGCGTACTCGCACTCACCATTCCACTCGGACTTTTCATTCGCGGAAAAAAAGTAAAACACTTTTTTTTCATTTCTTCCATCGGCGTTCCGCTTTTCGCTTCTATGATCGTGTACGCGGTACACACGCACAACAGTACCTTCCTCATCGTTTCTCAATTGCTGTGGGGCGCTTCGTTCACGTTCATGCAGATCCCGGTTCTTCCTTTCATTCTCCGTCATGCCTCGCTTGAAACGCAGACTCCGGCCATTTCGCTCAGTTATTCAACGTGGAGTTTTGCGGGAATACTCAGCGCGATCCTGGTTTACATTTTCAGCGCGATCAACCCGGATTTTTTCAGTGAAGGTGTGATGTTGTTTGGAATCTCAATTTTTTCTTTCGCCGGTTGCATTTGCCTGCTCAAAATGGACATCGAAGAAAAACCGGCGGTGGTAAGTGAAGAAAAAACGGCGATGAATCCGCAAGACTGGAAACTGATCGGCTATGCAACTATTCCGGCGCTCATCATTGCCACCGGCGCCGGGCTCACGATTCCATTCATCAATCTTTTTTTCAAATCGGTTTACGGGATGGAAACAAAGATTATTTCCTTCTGGAATTTCATCGCCGCATTTTTTGTTGCATTCGTTGCGCTGCTTGTTCCGCGCATCAAAGAAACGATCGGTTACCGAATTGCAATTCCAACCACGCAATTTTTCGCAGTACTCGCATTGATCCTTCTTGCAACGACAGAACTTTACAGTCATATTCCGATTGCGGTGGCCATTGCCGTAGGCAGCTATGTACTTCGCCAGCCACTGATGAATCTTGCGGGGCCAATGACCTCGGAGATCGCTTTGAAATTTGTAGGAAAAAAAAACCGGGAATTCACCAGCGCTATCATGGCTGCGATCTGGTCGGGAAGTTGGTTTCTCGGGATACGTTTTATTTTCGGAACACTTTCTAAAAGGGGCTGGCCGTTCGTGAATATTTTTCTGACTACCGCTGCTCTCTATCTTTTCGGAATTCTCCTTTACATTTTTCTCATCCGCGCTTATGGAAAACGAAAAGAAAAAGGATTGATCGAAGAATGA